One genomic segment of Streptomyces sp. RKND-216 includes these proteins:
- the opcA gene encoding glucose-6-phosphate dehydrogenase assembly protein OpcA, translating to MNIDLTDTTSSQINAALVKARRASGSPAIGMVLTLVIVTDEGNHYDALKAAGEASKEHPSRILVVVRRPGRSPRDRAMARLDAEVRMGPDGGAGETILLRLHGELASHSYSVVLPLLLPDAPVVVWWPEDAPDNPSKDLLGTLAQRRITDASATEDPVATLGLRSETYAPGDTDLAWTRTTPWRSVLAAALDQKHTKIESAQVEGEEYNPSTELLALWLAERLRVPVERVFSEGPGITAVRMATADGEICLDRQHGSLAELAVPGQPDRHVALHRRNTAELIAEELRRLDPDEAYERAVRFGVDRIHGVRPGAADGDGSGSGSGSGPGGASGAGTGTAEAGAGAEGKPAKRAARGGRNGSKAASS from the coding sequence ATGAACATCGACCTCACGGACACCACGTCCAGCCAGATCAACGCGGCGCTGGTGAAGGCGCGGCGGGCCAGCGGGTCGCCCGCGATCGGCATGGTGCTCACGCTCGTGATCGTCACCGACGAGGGCAACCACTACGACGCGCTGAAGGCCGCCGGCGAGGCGTCGAAGGAACACCCCTCCCGCATCCTGGTGGTCGTCCGCCGCCCCGGCCGGTCGCCCCGCGACCGGGCCATGGCGCGGCTGGACGCCGAGGTGCGGATGGGCCCGGACGGCGGCGCCGGGGAGACCATCCTGCTGCGGCTGCACGGCGAACTGGCCTCGCACTCCTACAGCGTGGTGCTGCCCCTGCTGCTGCCGGACGCCCCGGTGGTCGTCTGGTGGCCCGAGGACGCCCCGGACAACCCGTCCAAGGATCTGCTGGGCACGCTGGCCCAGCGGCGGATCACCGACGCCTCGGCCACCGAGGACCCGGTGGCGACGCTGGGTCTGCGGTCCGAGACCTACGCGCCGGGCGACACCGACCTGGCGTGGACCCGGACGACGCCCTGGCGGAGTGTGCTGGCGGCGGCGCTGGACCAGAAGCACACCAAGATCGAGTCGGCGCAGGTCGAGGGCGAGGAGTACAACCCCTCGACCGAGCTGCTGGCCCTGTGGCTGGCCGAACGGCTGCGGGTGCCGGTGGAGCGGGTGTTCTCCGAGGGACCGGGCATAACGGCCGTGCGGATGGCGACGGCCGACGGGGAGATCTGCCTGGACCGGCAGCACGGGTCGCTGGCCGAGCTTGCGGTCCCCGGGCAGCCGGACCGGCACGTGGCGCTGCACCGGCGCAACACCGCCGAGCTGATCGCCGAGGAGCTGCGGCGGCTGGACCCGGACGAGGCGTACGAGCGTGCGGTGCGGTTCGGTGTGGACCGCATCCACGGCGTGCGGCCGGGCGCCGCGGACGGCGACGGTTCCGGTTCCGGTTCCGGTTCCGGTCCCGGCGGAGCGTCCGGCGCGGGCACCGGTACGGCGGAGGCGGGAGCCGGTGCGGAGGGGAAGCCCGCGAAGCGCGCCGCCCGTGGTGGCAGGAACGGTTCGAAGGCGGCCTCCTCGTGA
- a CDS encoding MFS transporter, translating into MAAVPDLTTGDGTRGDQAGYGGERFHDVIGTAGAAAAGVFRRLWAGEAMARLGYRTAQFLLPLLAVVELGSSGSQTGLVSAAQFVPVVALSLTAGVFADRLDPRRLVLVCTVVRGAALGMLGLSYAAFGLTLWMLLAVALVVGSATVFYDVGYQSAIPKLLRPQELAAGNSLLQAVNSATQMAGPALAALESRWTAYRDALPVRSA; encoded by the coding sequence ATGGCGGCCGTTCCTGACCTGACCACCGGGGACGGGACGCGGGGGGACCAGGCGGGCTACGGAGGGGAACGGTTTCACGATGTCATCGGAACAGCGGGCGCTGCTGCGGCGGGGGTCTTCCGCCGGCTGTGGGCGGGCGAGGCGATGGCGCGGCTCGGCTACCGGACCGCGCAGTTCCTCCTCCCCCTGCTCGCGGTCGTCGAACTCGGCAGCAGCGGTTCGCAGACCGGGCTGGTCTCCGCCGCCCAGTTCGTGCCCGTGGTCGCGCTCTCCCTGACCGCCGGGGTGTTCGCCGACCGGCTGGACCCCCGTCGCCTCGTCCTGGTCTGCACGGTGGTCCGCGGCGCCGCCCTCGGCATGCTCGGCCTCAGCTACGCGGCCTTCGGGCTGACGCTGTGGATGCTGCTCGCCGTCGCTCTCGTGGTGGGCTCCGCCACGGTCTTCTACGACGTCGGGTACCAGTCCGCGATCCCGAAGCTCCTGCGTCCGCAGGAACTGGCGGCGGGCAACAGTCTGCTCCAGGCGGTCAACTCGGCCACGCAGATGGCCGGTCCGGCGCTCGCCGCCCTGGAGAGCCGCTGGACCGCCTACCGCGACGCATTGCCGGTCCGCTCCGCCTGA
- the pgl gene encoding 6-phosphogluconolactonase: MTHTPQVAVHHDPREMARTAAARLITRIVDTQAARGTASVVLTGGRNGNGLLAALAGSAARDAVDWSRLDLWWGDERFLPEGDPDRNVTQASEALLAHVPLAPERVHAMPASDGAYGDDADAAAAAYAEELARAAAPEHHLGVPAFDVLLLGVGPDTHVASLFPEHPGVRETRRAVVGVHGAPKPPPTRLSLTLPAIRAAREVWLLAAGEDKADAVALALSGAGELQAPAAGAYGTARTLWMLDTAAASRLPRDLASPPTT; encoded by the coding sequence GTGACCCACACTCCTCAGGTCGCCGTCCACCACGACCCCCGGGAGATGGCGCGCACGGCTGCCGCCCGGCTGATCACCCGCATCGTCGACACCCAGGCCGCCCGCGGCACCGCGTCCGTGGTGCTCACCGGGGGCCGCAACGGCAACGGGCTGCTCGCCGCGCTGGCCGGGTCGGCGGCGCGGGACGCCGTCGACTGGTCGCGCCTGGACCTGTGGTGGGGCGACGAACGGTTCCTCCCCGAGGGTGATCCGGACCGCAACGTCACCCAGGCCAGCGAAGCGCTCCTCGCGCACGTGCCGCTCGCCCCGGAACGGGTGCACGCCATGCCGGCCTCCGACGGCGCGTACGGGGACGACGCGGACGCGGCGGCCGCGGCGTACGCGGAGGAACTCGCCCGCGCGGCGGCGCCTGAACACCACCTCGGCGTGCCCGCGTTCGACGTGCTCCTGCTGGGCGTCGGCCCAGACACCCATGTGGCGTCCCTGTTCCCCGAGCACCCGGGGGTCCGGGAGACCAGGCGCGCGGTCGTCGGCGTGCACGGTGCGCCCAAGCCGCCGCCGACCCGCCTGTCGCTGACCCTGCCGGCGATCCGGGCGGCGCGTGAGGTGTGGCTGCTCGCCGCCGGCGAGGACAAGGCCGACGCGGTGGCGCTCGCCCTGTCCGGCGCGGGGGAGCTCCAGGCCCCCGCGGCAGGCGCGTACGGCACCGCCCGCACCCTGTGGATGCTCGACACGGCGGCCGCTTCCCGCCTCCCCCGTGACCTGGCCTCTCCTCCGACCACCTGA
- a CDS encoding DUF397 domain-containing protein → MNGESPVQAVPQSAWFKSSYSSGAGGECIEVAGRPGRVYVRDSKDATGPMLSLAHAGWAAFVEFAAGD, encoded by the coding sequence ATGAACGGCGAATCGCCAGTGCAGGCCGTGCCCCAATCGGCTTGGTTCAAGAGCAGTTACAGCAGCGGCGCCGGCGGTGAGTGCATCGAGGTCGCCGGTCGGCCCGGCAGGGTCTACGTCCGGGACTCCAAGGACGCGACCGGACCCATGCTGTCTCTCGCGCACGCCGGCTGGGCGGCGTTCGTAGAGTTCGCCGCGGGCGACTGA
- a CDS encoding Glu/Leu/Phe/Val dehydrogenase dimerization domain-containing protein, protein MTQTAVETPLQVLEHEPYLQVTWRDTETAARGFVVIDQLVTGIATGGLRMRPGCTLHEVGELAREMTLKMGAFGIHVGGAKGGIDFDPADPRAEEVRERFLQGVRPLLERFWVTAGDLGTQQEQLDQTFARIGMGDTSFHAAVVRAEDEAEVRARIRQASDTRTEGLKLSELVGGYGVAEAALAALEERHIPAGGARAVVQGFGAMGGSTALYLARAGVKIVGITDARGMIRNAARGLDIELLLAARTSSGLIDRSALREDDEEVPGDEWLSQDVDVLVPAAVSYTITADNCDSVRGSLIVEAANVPTTPEAEQRLLERGVTVIPDFIANTGAAAGAWWVILGEVVSPVGACSRLSAQIRPLVAGLMSRAAATGGSVRQTAVLFARENSQRMIRENGGAVAFRDLYTATQPGHDVAAGEVPPLPREVPDGALDVLPEAVVVPDADTPLVPLNGSYPEAADLLDGPVDTGFQAPDAVPAYWPGDAGTGTP, encoded by the coding sequence ATGACGCAGACCGCCGTCGAGACGCCTTTGCAGGTCCTCGAGCATGAACCCTATCTGCAGGTCACATGGCGCGACACGGAGACAGCCGCCCGCGGCTTCGTGGTCATCGACCAGCTGGTCACCGGGATCGCGACCGGGGGGCTGCGCATGCGCCCCGGCTGCACCCTCCACGAGGTCGGCGAACTCGCTCGCGAGATGACGCTCAAGATGGGCGCCTTCGGTATTCACGTCGGCGGCGCGAAGGGCGGTATCGACTTCGACCCGGCCGACCCGCGCGCGGAGGAGGTCCGGGAACGGTTCCTCCAGGGCGTGCGCCCGCTCCTGGAGCGCTTCTGGGTCACCGCGGGAGACCTCGGCACCCAGCAGGAGCAGCTCGACCAGACCTTCGCGCGGATCGGCATGGGCGACACGTCCTTCCACGCCGCCGTGGTCCGGGCCGAGGACGAGGCCGAGGTCCGCGCCCGCATCCGGCAGGCGTCGGACACCCGCACCGAAGGGCTGAAGCTGTCCGAGCTGGTCGGCGGCTACGGCGTGGCCGAGGCCGCCCTCGCCGCCCTTGAGGAGCGGCACATCCCGGCCGGCGGAGCGCGGGCCGTGGTGCAGGGCTTCGGCGCCATGGGCGGGTCCACCGCCCTCTACCTGGCCCGGGCCGGCGTGAAGATCGTCGGCATCACCGACGCCCGGGGCATGATCCGTAACGCCGCACGCGGCCTCGACATCGAGCTTCTGCTGGCCGCGCGGACCTCGTCCGGCCTCATCGACCGGTCCGCGCTGCGGGAGGACGACGAGGAGGTCCCCGGTGACGAGTGGCTGAGCCAGGACGTGGACGTGCTGGTGCCGGCGGCCGTGTCGTACACGATCACCGCCGACAACTGCGACAGTGTCCGCGGCAGCCTGATCGTGGAGGCGGCGAACGTGCCGACCACGCCGGAGGCGGAGCAGCGCCTGCTGGAGCGGGGCGTCACCGTGATCCCGGACTTCATCGCCAACACCGGCGCCGCCGCCGGCGCGTGGTGGGTCATCCTCGGCGAGGTCGTGAGCCCCGTCGGCGCGTGCAGCCGCCTGTCCGCGCAGATCCGTCCGCTGGTGGCCGGCCTGATGAGCCGGGCCGCGGCCACGGGCGGCTCGGTGCGGCAGACCGCGGTGCTCTTCGCCCGCGAGAACTCGCAGCGCATGATCCGCGAGAACGGCGGCGCGGTCGCCTTCCGCGACCTCTACACCGCCACCCAGCCGGGCCACGACGTCGCTGCCGGCGAGGTGCCGCCGCTGCCGCGCGAGGTGCCGGACGGCGCCCTGGACGTGCTCCCCGAGGCCGTCGTCGTTCCGGACGCGGACACGCCCCTGGTCCCGCTGAACGGCTCCTACCCGGAGGCCGCCGACCTGCTCGACGGTCCGGTCGACACCGGCTTCCAGGCCCCCGACGCCGTGCCCGCCTACTGGCCCGGCGACGCGGGCACCGGAACCCCCTGA
- a CDS encoding peptidoglycan-binding protein: protein MATPLSASRFVRILREEGLEVHEYRSWRTHNRNHKGAWGPINGVMIHHTVTSGTDSSVRLCYDGYASLPGPLCHGVIAKDGSVWLVGNGRANHAGLGDDDVLRAVIDESASLPPDNEANTDGNARFYGFECINMGDGKDPWPEAQLEAIEKAAAAVCRTYGWTERSVIGHLEWQPGKVDPRGFSMNGMRDRIAARLGRPPQGPEFEPFPGADFFHDGQRSTIITRMGERLVEEDCGRYEVGPGPRWTDVDRASYAAWQRKLGYSGDDADGIPGTVSWTKLRVPAG from the coding sequence ATGGCTACGCCCCTGAGCGCGTCCCGGTTCGTCAGAATCCTTCGCGAGGAGGGCCTGGAGGTCCACGAATACCGCAGCTGGCGGACCCACAACCGCAATCACAAGGGTGCATGGGGGCCGATCAACGGAGTGATGATCCATCACACCGTCACCAGCGGCACGGACAGTTCGGTGCGCCTGTGCTACGACGGCTACGCGTCGCTGCCGGGCCCGCTGTGCCACGGCGTCATCGCCAAGGACGGCTCGGTGTGGCTGGTCGGCAACGGCCGCGCGAACCACGCCGGGCTGGGTGACGACGACGTCCTGCGCGCGGTCATCGACGAGTCGGCGTCGCTCCCCCCGGACAACGAGGCCAACACCGACGGCAACGCCCGCTTCTACGGGTTCGAATGCATCAACATGGGCGACGGGAAGGACCCGTGGCCGGAGGCGCAGCTGGAGGCGATTGAGAAGGCGGCGGCCGCTGTGTGCCGCACCTACGGCTGGACCGAGCGGTCGGTCATCGGGCACCTGGAGTGGCAGCCGGGCAAGGTCGACCCGCGCGGATTCTCGATGAACGGCATGCGCGACCGGATCGCCGCCCGGCTCGGCCGTCCGCCGCAGGGTCCGGAGTTCGAGCCCTTCCCGGGGGCCGACTTCTTCCACGACGGGCAGCGCAGCACGATCATCACCCGGATGGGTGAGCGCCTGGTGGAGGAGGACTGCGGCCGCTACGAGGTCGGCCCGGGACCGCGATGGACGGACGTGGACCGCGCTTCGTACGCGGCGTGGCAGCGCAAGCTCGGCTACTCCGGGGACGACGCGGACGGCATTCCGGGGACGGTCAGCTGGACGAAGCTCCGGGTCCCCGCAGGGTGA
- the zwf gene encoding glucose-6-phosphate dehydrogenase: MSSAVNPLRDAQDRRLPRIAGPSGLVIFGVTGDLSRKKLMPAVYDLANRGLLPPGFSLVGFARRDWEHEDFAQVVHDAVKEHSRTPFREEVWQQLAEGMRFVPGVFDDDEAFATLKSTIEELDKSRGTGGNFAFYLSVPPKFFPTVVAQLEKHGLNRGEGESWRRAVIEKPFGHDLASAQELNRTVHGVFRASEVFRIDHYLGKETVQNILALRFANTMFEPLWNRSYVDHVQITMAEDIGIGGRAGYYDGIGAARDVIQNHLLQLLALTAMEEPSSFDAKALVAEKLKVLNAVQLPKDLARHTVRGQYAAGWQGGRKVPGYLDEEGIDPQSVTDTYAAIKLGIDNRRWAGVPFYLRTGKRLGRRVTEIAVVFQRAPHSPFGATDTQELGQNALVIRVQPDEGVTIRFGSKVPGTQMEIRDVTMDFAYGESFTESSPEAYERLILDVLLGDANLFPRHQEVERSWEILDPVERHWARSGRPEQYPAGTWGPGAADEMLARDGRSWRRP, encoded by the coding sequence CCCGTAAGAAGCTGATGCCCGCGGTCTACGACCTGGCGAACCGGGGGCTGCTGCCGCCCGGCTTCTCGCTGGTCGGCTTCGCCCGCCGGGACTGGGAGCACGAGGACTTCGCCCAGGTCGTGCACGACGCGGTCAAGGAGCACTCGCGCACGCCCTTCCGCGAGGAGGTCTGGCAGCAGCTCGCCGAGGGCATGCGGTTCGTGCCGGGCGTCTTCGACGACGACGAGGCGTTCGCGACGCTGAAGTCGACCATCGAGGAGCTCGACAAGTCGCGCGGCACCGGCGGCAACTTCGCGTTCTACCTGTCCGTGCCGCCGAAGTTCTTCCCCACCGTGGTCGCCCAGCTGGAGAAGCACGGCTTGAACCGCGGCGAGGGCGAGAGCTGGCGGCGCGCGGTCATCGAGAAGCCCTTCGGGCACGACCTGGCCTCCGCGCAGGAGCTCAACCGGACCGTGCACGGCGTGTTCCGGGCCAGCGAGGTCTTCCGCATCGACCACTACCTGGGCAAGGAGACCGTCCAGAACATTCTGGCGCTGCGCTTCGCCAACACCATGTTCGAGCCGCTGTGGAACCGGTCGTACGTGGACCACGTGCAGATCACCATGGCCGAGGACATCGGCATCGGCGGTCGCGCGGGCTACTACGACGGGATCGGCGCGGCCCGCGACGTCATCCAGAACCACCTGCTCCAGCTGCTGGCGCTCACCGCCATGGAGGAGCCGTCGTCCTTCGACGCGAAGGCCCTTGTGGCGGAGAAGCTGAAGGTGCTCAACGCCGTCCAGCTGCCGAAGGACCTCGCCCGGCACACCGTGCGCGGCCAGTACGCGGCGGGCTGGCAGGGCGGGAGGAAGGTGCCCGGCTACCTCGACGAGGAGGGCATCGACCCGCAGTCAGTCACCGACACCTACGCGGCGATCAAGCTGGGCATCGACAACCGGCGCTGGGCGGGCGTCCCGTTCTACCTGCGCACCGGCAAGCGGCTGGGGCGGCGCGTCACGGAGATCGCGGTCGTCTTCCAACGCGCCCCGCATTCGCCGTTCGGCGCCACCGACACCCAGGAGCTGGGACAGAACGCCCTGGTCATCCGGGTGCAGCCGGACGAGGGCGTGACCATCCGGTTCGGTTCGAAGGTGCCGGGCACGCAGATGGAGATCCGCGACGTGACCATGGACTTCGCCTACGGCGAGTCCTTCACCGAGTCGAGTCCCGAGGCGTACGAGCGGCTGATCCTGGACGTGCTGCTGGGTGACGCCAACCTCTTCCCGCGCCACCAGGAGGTCGAGCGGTCCTGGGAGATCCTGGACCCGGTCGAACGGCACTGGGCTCGCAGCGGCCGGCCGGAGCAGTACCCGGCCGGCACCTGGGGCCCCGGGGCGGCGGACGAGATGCTCGCACGAGACGGACGGAGCTGGCGGCGGCCATGA
- a CDS encoding YciI family protein, which yields MWIVELAFDGSPERLEARPAHREKLDELHAKGLVRMAGPLADDSGAVLVFDVDDRAALDGLLAADPYFGTTGVEVAQVREWRPFLT from the coding sequence ATGTGGATCGTGGAACTCGCCTTCGACGGCAGCCCGGAGCGGCTGGAGGCACGCCCGGCGCACCGGGAGAAACTGGACGAGCTGCACGCGAAGGGCCTGGTGCGGATGGCCGGGCCGCTCGCCGACGACTCCGGTGCGGTGCTCGTCTTCGACGTGGACGACCGCGCCGCACTCGACGGACTGCTCGCCGCCGACCCCTACTTCGGCACCACCGGAGTCGAGGTCGCACAGGTGAGGGAATGGCGGCCGTTCCTGACCTGA